The Acipenser ruthenus chromosome 37, fAciRut3.2 maternal haplotype, whole genome shotgun sequence genome has a window encoding:
- the LOC117397727 gene encoding protein PBDC1, whose translation MDLEGLLGSLDAGGAVSAAGALSLPAESYGNDPQLEMMWAKKAYDHAEIYFNLISSVDPKFLKLTKVDDQIFTEFKKTFGDMNINVLNPEDLKSEEAKQKWRPFCLQFDGIVEDYNYGTLLRLDCQKDYTEENTIFATRIQFFAVEISRNREGYNNAVYESTSKSKNQKKS comes from the exons ATGGATTTGGAAGGACTGCTTGGATCTTtg GATGCCGGCGGGGCAGTGTCTGCTGCCGGTGCACTGTCGCTGCCTGCAGAATCCTATGGGAATGAT CCTCAACTGGAAATGATGTGGGCTAAGAAGGCATACGATCACGCTGAAATCTATTTTAAT CTCATCTCATCAGTTGATCCCAAATTCCTTAAGCTCACAAAAGTCGACGACCAGATCTTCACTGAATTCAAGAAGACCTTCGGTGACATGAACATCAACGTCTTGAACCCAGAAGATCTCAAATCAGAAGAAGCCAAACAG AAGTGGAGGCCATTCTGTCTGCAGTTTGATGGAATCGTAGAAGACTACAACTACGGCACACTGCTGCGGCTGGACTGCCAAAAAGATTATACAGAGGAGAACACAATTTTTG CCACCAGGATCCAGTTCTTTGCAGTTGAAATCTCCAGGAACAGAGAGGGCTACAACAACGCTGTGTATGAATCCACTTCCAAAAGCAAGAACCAGAAAAAGAGCTGA